One genomic region from Drosophila busckii strain San Diego stock center, stock number 13000-0081.31 chromosome 3R, ASM1175060v1, whole genome shotgun sequence encodes:
- the LOC108603142 gene encoding oxidoreductase-like domain-containing protein 1 yields MLAPLCLSCPRCQLLGRHGVRLARAVLAKQLADNKGSDIEIPPEPTNCCMSGCANCVWIEYAQTLTKLLEGNGERAREIVLSKIQDPNLRMFLELELRNIKLKSEEEKQTKGEPKPQK; encoded by the exons ATGCTGGCTCCGCTGTGTCTTAGCTGCCCACGCTGCCAGCTGCTTGGACGCCATGGAGTTCGCTTAGCTAGAGCTGTGTTGGCCAAGCAATTGGCCGATAATAAGGGCTCAGACATTGAG ATTCCACCGGAGCCCACCAACTGCTGCATGTCTGGTTGCGCCAACTGTGTGTGGATTGAATACGCTCAGACACTAACGAAGCTGCTGGAGGGCAATGGCGAGCGTGCTCGAGAGATTGTGCTGTCGAAGATACAAGATCCAAATCTTCGAATGTTCTTAGAGTTAGAATTGCGCAATATTAAACTAAAGAGCGAGGAGGAAAAACAAACGAAAGGGGAACCAAAACCACAAAAATAG
- the LOC108603143 gene encoding transcription initiation factor IIA subunit 2, whose product MSYQLYRNTTLGNTLQESLDELIQYGQITPALAFKVLLQFDKSINNALNQKVKARVTFKAGKLNTYRFCDNVWTLMLNDVEFREVHEFVKVDKVKIVACDGKSDYN is encoded by the exons ATGTCGTATCAATTATATCGCAACACCACCCTGGGCAATACGCTGCAGGAGAGCCTCGACGAATTGATACAG TATGGTCAAATCACGCCCGCATTGGCTTTTAAggttttgctgcaatttgacAAAAGCATCAACAACGCATTAAACCAAAAGGTGAAGGCTCGCGTTACCTTTAAGGCGGGCAAGCTAAATACTTACCGCTTCTGCGACAACGTCTGGACACTGATGCTTAACGATGTGGAGTTCCGTGAGGTACACGAATTTGTCAAGGTGGACAAGGTCAAAATTGTGGCCTGTGATGGCAAGAGCGATTATAACTAA
- the LOC108603141 gene encoding protein pellino: MVKRTDGTVSPILAEDGGDGQDKPRLRYGELVILGYNGYLPQGDRGRRRSKFVLHKRTEPSGVKRSKHYIVQSPQTSKAILDANQHSISYTLSRNQAVIVEYKEDTETDMFQVGRSSESPIDFVVMDTLPGDKKDAKVMQSTISRFACRILVNRCEPAKARIFAAGFDSSRNIFLGEKATKWQDNVEIDGLTTNGVLIMHPKGSFCGGNAKCGLWRECSVGGDVFSLRESRSAQQKGQPIYDECNILQDGTLIDLCGATLLWRSAEGLQHSPTKHDLEKLIDAVNAGRPQCPVGLNTLVIPRKVNISDQVNQPYVYLNCGHVQGHHDWGQDENTGARRCPMCLELGPVVTLCMGLEPAFYVDVGAPTFAFNPCGHMATEKTVKYWANVEIPHGTNGFQAVCPFCATPLDGATGYIKLIFQDNLD, encoded by the exons ATGGTCAAGCG CACCGACGGCACAGTATCTCCCATCCTGGCTGAAGACGGTGGCGATGGACAAGATAAACCTCGTTTGCGATATGGCGAATTAGTGATACTTGG CTACAATGGCTACTTGCCACAGGGCGATCGTGGCCGTCGACGCTCCAAATTTGTGCTCCACAAGCGCACGGAGCCGAGCGGCGTCAAGCGCTCCAAGCACTACATCGTACAATCGCCACAGACATCGAAGGCCATACTGGATGCCAACCAGCACTCAATATCATACACACTCTCACGCAATCAGGCGGTCATAGTCGAGTACAAGGAGGACACGGAAACTGATATGTTCCAG GTGGGACGCTCCTCGGAATCGCCAATTGATTTTGTGGTCATGGACACGCTGCCCGGTGATAAAAAGGATGCTAAAGTGATGCAGAGCACAATTTCACGTTTCGCCTGCCGCATTCTGGTTAATCGCTGTGAGCCCGCCAAGGCGAGAATCTTTGCCGCCGGCTTTGATTCAAGTAGAAATATATTTCTGGGC GAGAAGGCCACCAAGTGGCAGGACAATGTTGAAATTGATGGTCTAACCACCAATGGTGTCTTAATCATGCATCCCAAGGGCTCGTTCTGTGGCGGCAACGCCAAGTGCGGCCTTTGGCGCGAGTGCTCCGTGGGCGGCGATGTCTTCAGTCTGCGCGAATCGCGTTCAGCACAACAAAAGGGACAGCCC ATCTACGATGAGTGCAACATCTTGCAGGACGGCACGCTTATTGATCTCTGCGGTGCAACGCTGCTCTGGCGTTCAGCCGAGGGCTTGCAACATTCACCG ACCAAACACGATTTGGAAAAACTCATCGATGCCGTCAATGCTGGTCGTCCACAATGTCCAGTGGGGCTTAACACGCTGGTGATTCCACGCAAAGTGAATATCAGTGATCAGGTTAATCAGCCTTATGTGTACTTAAACTGTGGCCATGTCCAAG GTCATCATGATTGGGGACAGGATGAGAACACCGGTGCACGCCGTTGTCCCATGTGCCTAGAGCTGGGCCCCGTTGTTACCTTATGCATGGGCCTCGAACCGGCCTTCTATGTGGACGTGGGCGCTCCCACGTTTGCGTTTAATCCATGCGGACACATGGCGACTGAAAAAACTGTCAA GTACTGGGCAAATGTGGAAATACCGCACGGAACCAACGGCTTCCAGGCCGTTTGTCCATTCTGTGCGACGCCTTTGGATGGCGCGACTGgctacattaaattaattttccagGATAACttagattaa
- the LOC108603638 gene encoding larval serum protein 1 beta chain has translation MKIAITLLAVCLGLVAATSFHKTHDVKIADRGFLEMQKFLLESVHRIGDPCMFPEIHKLGANFHFDKSFYTHYDIYMQKFHESHKMMALLPKGEFFGQLVKSHAKQARGLFNFFYYAKDWETFKHNVAWARMHVNEGMFVYALTLAVIHRDDFHGLMLPSIHEIFPQFFFNSKFVYEAEKFDYEMWMKINMYEKEYLDVYHKEGHGFHNMYQYGDYMYMKDWKMWQWWKLMGLGEHWYGEHKFILRENIYEYNQDTKWQQIMKDLKVWWMPVDYTRDLNIFNEESKLSYFTEDLGWNSYWYYLNLDYSFFLDGNTFGLKNDRRGELWLYTVHQLLSRYYMERLSHGLGHIPEFSWFHEIEMGYDPQMIYYNGIGYSYRKNYYDMETYGNFDMLNQITGFMKRIHNIIDLGYYKTADGHMIDLRKPESIEYIGSLMQGNIDSMDKMFYQYWYMLAHMYFADTDFHTMDVYPNVMLNFETMMRDPMFYMFYKSIVEVYFKFMHFLPKYTSEQLLLPGVTLKHVEVSELVTYFDLVDFDVTNLMNDKMVFHEGKFVWDKSLFARQMRLNHKPFTYTYTIESEKVEKVVVRAFIGPKFDEFGRVISLAENRMNFMEVDEFIYDLKAGSNVITRKSDDFYWTVKDRTTYTELYHYVMMAFDGKYEFPLDITEAHCGFPDRLVLPMGWKQGMPMQFFFMVMPYTAPATHEQFSTFDYTYSCGIGSGSRFIDDMPFGYPFDREIDEYEFFVPNMYFKDVAIHHVDTMEPYYKYKGYTNFGHFDYTFFRDYYTKYFKY, from the exons ATGAAAATCGCCATTACCTTGCTGGCCGTCTGCTTGGGCCTGGTCGCTGCGACCAGTTTCCATAAGACGCATGATGTGAAGATTGCGGACCGTGGCTTCTTGGAGATGCAAAAGTTCCTCTTAGAGTCTGTCCACCGCATTGGAGATCCTTGCATGTTCCCCGAAATCCATAAGCTGGGCGCTAACTTCCACTTTGACAAATCCTTCTATACA CACTATGACATCTACATGCAGAAGTTCCATGAATCACACAAGATGATGGCACTGCTCCCCAAGGGCGAATTCTTCGGCCAGTTGGTCAAGTCTCACGCCAAGCAGGCACGCGGTCTGTTCAACTTCTTCTACTACGCCAAGGACTGGGAGACTTTCAAGCATAATGTTGCCTGGGCTCGCATGCACGTCAACGAGGGCATGTTTGTTTATGCTCTGACTTTGGCCGTCATCCACCGCGACGATTTCCATGGCCTGATGCTGCCATCCATCCATGAGATCTTCCCTCAGTTCTTCTTCAACAGCAAGTTTGTGTATGAGGCCGAGAAGTTCGACTATGAGATGTGGATGAAGATCAACATGTACGAGAAGGAATATCTGGATGTCTACCACAAGGAGGGACATGGCTTCCATAACATGTACCAGTACGGTGACTACATGTACATGAAGGACTGGAAGATGTGGCAGTGGTGGAAACTGATGGGTCTGGGCGAGCACTGGTACGGCGAGCACAAGTTCATTCTGCGCGAGAACATCTATGAATACAACCAAGACACCAAGTGGCAGCAAATCATGAAGGACCTTAAGGTTTGGTGGATGCCTGTTGACTACACTCGCGATCTCAACATCTTCAACGAAGAATCCAAGCTGTCCTACTTCACTGAGGATTTGGGCTGGAACTCATACTGGTACTACCTGAACTTGGATTACTCCTTCTTCCTGGATGGCAACACCTTCGGCCTGAAGAACGATCGTCGTGGTGAGCTTTGGCTATACACCGTGCACCAGCTGCTTTCTCGCTACTACATGGAGCGTCTGTCTCATGGTCTGGGACACATTCCCGAGTTCTCATGGTTCCACGAAATCGAGATGGGCTACGATCCTCAGATGATCTACTACAACGGCATTGGCTACAGCTACCGCAAGAACTACTACGATATGGAGACATACGGCAACTTCGATATGCTTAACCAGATCACTGGCTTCATGAAGCGCATCCACAACATCATCGACTTGGGCTACTACAAGACCGCCGATGGTCACATGATCGATCTGCGCAAACCCGAGTCCATCGAGTACATTGGCAGCTTGATGCAAGGCAACATTGACAGCATGGACAAGATGTTCTACCAGTACTGGTACATGCTGGCCCATATGTACTTCGCCGACACCGACTTCCACACCATGGATGTGTACCCCAACGTTATGCTTAACTTCGAAACTATGATGCGCGATCCCATGTTCTACATGTTCTACAAGTCCATTGTCGAGGTCTACTTCAAGTTCATGCACTTCCTGCCCAAGTACACCAGCGAGCAGCTGCTCCTGCCAGGCGTCACTCTGAAGCATGTGGAGGTCTCCGAGCTGGTAACCTACTTCGATCTGGTTGACTTTGATGTGACCAATCTGATGAACGACAAGATGGTCTTCCACGAAGGCAAATTCGTCTGGGACAAGTCTCTGTTTGCCCGCCAGATGCGTCTTAACCACAAGCCCTTCACCTACACCTATACCATTGAGTCCGAGAAGGTTGAGAAGGTTGTTGTGCGCGCCTTCATTGGCCCCAAGTTTGATGAGTTCGGTCGCGTCATCTCGCTGGCTGAGAACCGCATGAACTTCATGGAAGTGGATGAGTTTATATATGACCTGAAGGCTGGCAGCAATGTCATCACCCGCAAGTCCGACGACTTCTACTGGACCGTCAAGGATCGCACCACCTACACTGAGCTGTACCACTACGTGATGATGGCCTTCGATGGCAAATACGAATTCCCTCTGGACATCACCGAGGCCCACTGCGGCTTCCCCGATCGCCTAGTGTTGCCAATGGGCTGGAAGCAGGGTATGCCAATGCAATTCTTCTTCATGGTTATGCCATACACCGCCCCCGCTACTCACGAGCAATTCTCCACCTTTGACTACACCTACTCATGCGGCATTGGCTCCGGCTCTCGCTTCATCGATGACATGCCATTCGGCTATCCCTTCGACCGTGAGATCGATGAGTATGAATTCTTCGTGCCCAACATGTACTTCAAGGATGTCGCAATCCACCACGTTGACACCATGGAGCCCTACTACAAGTACAAGGGCTACACCAACTTTGGCCACTTCGACTACACCTTCTTCCGCGACTACTACACCAAGTACTTCAAGTACTAA